The Epinephelus lanceolatus isolate andai-2023 chromosome 11, ASM4190304v1, whole genome shotgun sequence genome window below encodes:
- the spry4 gene encoding protein sprouty homolog 4 gives MESRVPHHIPGVSSSLISQPLLDSRVPYGRLQHPLTIYPIDQIKSSHVENDYIDSPAVVSQQPPSQKSANRRITWLGQNQEAFLGANHNHHHNHQHQHHQQGRCEPHPHQDTTTHPWISFSGRPSSISSSSSTSSDQRLLDHAAPTPTVDHHPNLHPHQGPVNTITTRTPGCFTSSESKVLTSSSSASSCSSSSKSLDLKSAKMPVGGVCTTGGQQGLALIPSSPAEKKHLLLCEHCGKCRCTECTLPRTLPSCWVCNQECLCSAQSLVDTATCMCLVKGIFYHCTEDEDDEGSCADKPCSCSQANCCARWSFMAALSVVLPCLVCYLPATGLAKLGQKCYDNVSRPGCRCKNSQGGMSAPVCKNGGVEAKVGTLEKQQQGS, from the coding sequence ATGGAGTCCAGGGTTCCCCACCACATCCCCGGAGTGTCCTCCTCCCTCATATCCCAGCCCCTGCTGGACAGTCGAGTGCCCTATGGCCGCCTGCAGCACCCTCTCACCATCTACCCCATTGACCAAATAAAGTCCTCGCATGTGGAGAACGACTACATCGACAGCCCGGCCGTCGTCTCCCAGCAGCCCCCGAGTCAGAAGTCTGCAAACCGAAGAATCACCTGGCTTGGTCAGAACCAGGAGGCCTTCCTGGGGGCAAACCACAACCACCATCACAATCACCAAcaccagcaccaccagcagGGCAGGTGCGAGCCCCACCCTCACCAGGACACCACCACCCACCCTTGGATTTCCTTCAGTGGGAGGCCCAGCtctatcagcagcagcagcagcacctcaTCTGATCAGAGACTGCTGGACCACGCTGCACCCACCCCAACGGTAGACCACCACCCAAACCTGCACCCCCACCAGGGCCCAGTGAACACAATCACTACCCGAACTCCAGGCTGCTTCACTTCTTCTGAGTCGAAAGTcctcacctcctcttcctctgcctcgtcttgctcctcctcctctaaaTCGCTGGACCTCAAGTCTGCAAAGATGCCCGTGGGAGGCGTGTGCACCACTGGAGGCCAGCAGGGGTTGGCGCTGATTCCTTCCTCCCCGGCCGAGAAGAAGCACCTCCTTCTCTGCGAGCACTGCGGGAAGTGCCGATGCACGGAGTGTACGCTCCCCCGAACCCTACCTTCTTGTTGGGTCTGCAACCAGGAGTGCCTGTGCTCTGCTCAGAGCCTGGTGGATACAGCCACCTGCATGTGCCTGGTCAAAGGGATCTTCTACCACTGCACCGAGGATGAGGACGATGAGGGCTCCTGTGCCGACAAGCCCTGCTCGTGCTCCCAGGCCAACTGTTGCGCACGCTGGTCCTTCATGGCTGCCCTTTCAGTTGTCCTGCCTTGCCTGGTCTGCTATCTGCCGGCTACGGGCCTGGCCAAACTGGGACAGAAGTGTTACGACAATGTTAGCAGGCCCGGCTGCCGCTGCAAGAACTCCCAGGGAGGCATGAGCGCCCCTGTGTGTAAAAACGGAGGCGTGGAAGCAAAAGTTGGGACGCtagagaagcagcagcaggggtCATGA